Proteins from a genomic interval of Pantoea deleyi:
- the rutA gene encoding pyrimidine utilization protein A translates to MKIGVFIPIGNNGWLISSNAPQYMPTFELNKAIVLKAEHYHFDFALSMIKLRGFGGKTEFWDHNLESFTLMAGLAAVTSRIEIYATAATLTLPPAIVARMASTIDSISGGRFGVNLVTGWQKPEYEQMGMWPGDEYFSSRYAYLTEYVTVLRDLWGTGRSDFKGEFFTMNDCRVSPQPQRPMKVICAGQSDAGMAFSAQHADYNFCFGKGVNTPAAFSATSVRMKQAAEKAGRDVGSYVLFMIIAAETDEEARAKWEHYKAGADEEALSWLTTQSQQDTKSGSDTNVRQMADPVSAVNINMGTLVGSYASVAKMLDEVAQVEGTHGVLLTFDDFLQGIENFGQHIQPLMACRSALLDAQQEVA, encoded by the coding sequence ATGAAGATAGGCGTCTTTATTCCGATTGGTAACAATGGCTGGCTGATTTCATCCAACGCACCGCAGTACATGCCGACCTTTGAACTGAACAAGGCGATCGTGCTGAAAGCAGAGCATTACCATTTCGACTTTGCGCTCTCGATGATCAAACTGCGCGGCTTCGGCGGAAAAACCGAATTCTGGGATCACAATCTGGAGTCCTTTACCCTGATGGCTGGCCTGGCCGCCGTCACCTCCCGCATTGAGATTTACGCCACCGCCGCCACCCTGACGCTGCCTCCGGCGATCGTGGCGCGCATGGCCTCCACCATCGACTCTATTTCGGGCGGGCGTTTCGGCGTCAATCTGGTGACCGGCTGGCAGAAGCCGGAATATGAGCAGATGGGGATGTGGCCCGGCGATGAGTATTTCAGCAGCCGCTACGCCTATCTCACCGAATATGTCACCGTGCTGCGCGACCTGTGGGGCACCGGCCGCTCAGACTTTAAGGGTGAATTCTTCACCATGAATGACTGCCGCGTCAGTCCGCAGCCGCAGCGCCCGATGAAGGTGATCTGCGCCGGACAGAGCGATGCCGGGATGGCCTTCTCGGCGCAGCACGCAGACTACAACTTCTGCTTCGGCAAAGGCGTCAATACGCCAGCGGCCTTCAGCGCAACGTCGGTGCGCATGAAGCAGGCGGCGGAGAAAGCGGGCCGCGACGTGGGTTCTTACGTGCTGTTTATGATTATCGCGGCAGAAACCGACGAAGAGGCGCGGGCGAAGTGGGAACATTACAAAGCCGGTGCGGATGAAGAGGCGCTCTCGTGGCTCACCACCCAGAGCCAGCAGGACACCAAATCGGGCAGCGATACCAACGTGCGCCAGATGGCGGATCCCGTTTCGGCCGTCAACATCAACATGGGCACCCTGGTCGGCTCCTATGCCAGCGTGGCGAAGATGCTGGATGAGGTGGCGCAGGTTGAAGGCACCCACGGCGTGCTGCTGACGTTTGACGATTTCCTGCAGGGGATCGAGAACTTTGGCCAGCATATTCAGCCGCTGATGGCCTGTCGCAGCGCCCTGCTGGACGCACAGCAGGAGGTGGCGTAA
- a CDS encoding metal-dependent hydrolase, with amino-acid sequence MDSVSQFVLGSAVSVAVMGRRVPVWQAALVGGICGTLPDLDVFLDHGDAIRNMTLHRTDSHALLWLTLVSPVLAWLVAGLFRRGVRWPQWWPAIWLALITHPLLDLMTVYGTQLGLPLTDYPYAVGSIYIVDPLYTLPLLAGLGVALWRRSDRGLRANRVGLALSTLYLAWSGVIQGVAGGQIHDSLVQQGIPADRVLVTPTPFNTLVWRSVVLTPDRYGEAYWSLLSPSRPLQVTWYPRHPELFDRFRGNGYAERVAWFSHGFYALREQGGQTTIADLRMGEGEAYTFTFGLGTPEQPDPRPQRLPYQRPEFSALFSALAERL; translated from the coding sequence ATGGATTCTGTGTCGCAGTTTGTACTGGGTTCCGCGGTCAGCGTCGCGGTGATGGGGCGTCGGGTGCCGGTCTGGCAGGCCGCGCTGGTGGGCGGGATCTGCGGCACCCTGCCGGATCTGGATGTTTTTCTCGATCACGGTGACGCGATTCGCAATATGACCCTGCATCGCACCGACAGCCATGCGCTGCTCTGGCTTACGCTCGTCTCACCCGTGCTCGCCTGGCTGGTGGCGGGGCTGTTTCGTCGCGGGGTACGATGGCCGCAGTGGTGGCCCGCCATCTGGCTGGCGCTGATTACGCATCCGCTGCTGGATCTGATGACGGTCTATGGCACCCAGTTGGGTCTTCCCCTGACCGATTACCCCTATGCGGTCGGCAGTATCTATATCGTCGATCCACTCTATACGCTGCCGCTGCTGGCCGGCCTGGGTGTGGCGCTCTGGCGGCGCAGTGACAGGGGGCTGCGCGCCAACCGGGTCGGACTCGCGCTGAGCACTCTCTATCTGGCGTGGAGTGGGGTGATTCAGGGGGTTGCAGGCGGGCAGATCCACGATTCGCTGGTGCAGCAGGGGATCCCGGCGGACAGGGTACTGGTCACGCCCACGCCCTTTAACACCCTGGTCTGGCGCAGCGTCGTGCTGACACCCGACCGCTATGGCGAAGCCTACTGGTCGCTGTTATCGCCGTCCCGCCCGCTGCAGGTGACGTGGTATCCGCGGCACCCCGAACTGTTCGACCGTTTCCGGGGCAACGGGTACGCAGAACGCGTTGCCTGGTTCAGCCACGGCTTTTATGCACTGCGTGAGCAGGGTGGACAGACGACCATTGCCGATCTGCGCATGGGGGAAGGGGAGGCCTATACCTTTACCTTCGGACTTGGCACGCCTGAGCAGCCCGATCCGCGCCCGCAGCGTCTGCCGTATCAGCGTCCGGAATTCTCCGCCCTTTTCTCAGCGCTGGCTGAACGGCTGTAA
- the wrbA gene encoding NAD(P)H:quinone oxidoreductase encodes MAKILVLYYSMYGHVETMANAVAEGARRVPGAEVDILRVPETMEADRFAQVGGKTDQQAAEATPDVLPHYDAIIVGTPTRFGNMSGQMRTFWDRTGGLWASGALYGKVASVFTSTGTGGGQEQTITSVWTTLAHHGMVIVPIGYGTKELFDISEVRGGTPYGATTLAGGDGSRQPTEAELNIARFQGEHVAGVTVKLKG; translated from the coding sequence ATGGCCAAGATTCTGGTGCTTTACTACTCGATGTACGGACATGTTGAAACAATGGCGAACGCGGTTGCAGAAGGCGCTCGTCGGGTTCCCGGCGCGGAAGTGGATATCCTGCGGGTACCAGAAACGATGGAGGCCGATCGCTTCGCACAGGTGGGCGGCAAAACCGATCAGCAGGCCGCTGAAGCGACGCCTGACGTCCTGCCGCACTACGACGCGATTATCGTCGGCACCCCGACCCGCTTTGGCAATATGTCCGGGCAGATGCGCACGTTCTGGGATCGCACAGGCGGTCTCTGGGCGTCAGGTGCGCTCTACGGCAAGGTCGCCAGCGTCTTTACCTCTACCGGCACCGGCGGCGGGCAGGAACAGACCATTACGTCCGTCTGGACCACCCTGGCGCACCACGGCATGGTGATCGTGCCAATCGGTTACGGCACCAAAGAGCTGTTCGATATCTCTGAGGTTCGCGGCGGGACGCCTTACGGCGCAACGACGCTGGCAGGCGGCGATGGTTCGCGTCAGCCGACCGAAGCGGAACTCAACATCGCCCGTTTCCAGGGTGAACACGTTGCCGGTGTGACCGTCAAACTTAAGGGCTGA
- the rutD gene encoding pyrimidine utilization protein D codes for MQLDILGLQDPDAPTLVLASGLGGVAGFWQPQLAALTARYRVVLYDQRGTGRSADRLPEDYSMAMMAAELADALAQQGILRFSLVGHALGGLIGLQLALDFPTRIDRIVVINGWLTLHPHTRRCFETRQALLLNSGVAAFVRAQPLFLYPAEWMAQHQARMAQEDRHHIAHFQGQENLMRRLHALMHADFRAQAEAITQPVLVIASQDDLLVPWSCSAALARALPAATEQSMAWGGHAMSVTDAENFNALLLQWLDQTDDVQPLRRVAG; via the coding sequence ATGCAACTGGATATTCTGGGTCTGCAGGATCCCGATGCACCGACGCTGGTGCTCGCCTCCGGTCTGGGCGGCGTGGCGGGGTTCTGGCAGCCACAACTGGCAGCGCTGACTGCGCGCTATCGGGTGGTGCTCTATGACCAGCGCGGCACCGGGCGCAGCGCTGACCGTCTGCCCGAAGATTACAGCATGGCGATGATGGCGGCGGAATTGGCCGACGCGCTGGCGCAGCAGGGCATCCTGCGCTTCAGCCTGGTCGGTCATGCGCTGGGCGGGCTGATCGGGCTGCAGCTGGCGCTGGATTTCCCGACACGCATCGACCGGATCGTGGTCATTAACGGCTGGCTGACGCTGCATCCCCATACCCGGCGCTGCTTTGAGACGCGGCAGGCGCTGCTGCTCAACAGCGGCGTGGCGGCCTTTGTCCGCGCGCAGCCGCTGTTTCTCTATCCTGCGGAGTGGATGGCGCAGCATCAGGCGCGGATGGCGCAGGAGGATCGCCATCACATCGCCCATTTTCAGGGCCAGGAGAACCTGATGCGGCGGCTGCATGCGCTGATGCACGCCGACTTCCGCGCACAGGCAGAGGCCATTACCCAGCCGGTGCTGGTGATCGCCAGTCAGGACGATCTGCTGGTGCCGTGGAGCTGCTCGGCCGCGCTGGCCCGGGCGCTGCCCGCCGCCACCGAACAGAGCATGGCCTGGGGCGGACATGCCATGAGCGTCACCGACGCCGAAAACTTCAATGCCCTGCTGCTGCAGTGGCTGGATCAGACGGATGACGTGCAGCCGCTGCGGCGCGTCGCCGGATAA
- a CDS encoding extensin family protein, with protein sequence MRTLILFLLLIALGWGSLPWLKQHLPPAFNPFTPLSVTDPPGWMTQIKMKRLAGDADACLDVLRRAQQAGWVSFSERPAITGACPISQPLRIQKLGRVSLSSSFLASCPMAVATTMYALRSRQQTIRDMHSPLVRINHVGSYACRNIYHRAQGRRSEHATADALDITGFQLADGQRIDVGRHWQQPAEKAAMLHTLWRGGCEVFGNALGPDYNAAHASHFHLGMRGAGYCR encoded by the coding sequence ATGCGCACGCTTATCCTGTTTTTGCTGTTAATCGCACTGGGATGGGGCAGCTTACCCTGGCTTAAGCAGCATCTGCCGCCAGCGTTCAATCCCTTTACGCCGCTCTCTGTGACCGATCCGCCCGGATGGATGACGCAGATTAAGATGAAACGCCTCGCCGGTGATGCGGACGCCTGTCTGGACGTCTTGCGCCGGGCGCAACAGGCGGGCTGGGTCAGCTTCAGCGAGCGCCCCGCAATCACGGGCGCCTGCCCGATTAGCCAGCCGCTGCGGATCCAGAAACTGGGCAGGGTCAGCCTGAGCAGCAGTTTTCTGGCGAGCTGTCCGATGGCGGTAGCCACGACCATGTATGCACTGCGCAGCCGCCAGCAGACGATCCGCGATATGCACAGTCCGCTGGTCCGGATTAACCATGTGGGCAGCTACGCCTGCCGCAATATCTACCATCGCGCACAGGGGCGGCGCAGCGAGCATGCCACCGCCGATGCCCTGGATATCACTGGCTTTCAGCTGGCGGATGGTCAGCGTATCGACGTTGGTCGCCACTGGCAGCAGCCGGCAGAGAAAGCCGCCATGCTGCATACGCTCTGGCGCGGAGGCTGCGAAGTCTTTGGTAATGCGCTTGGGCCGGACTATAACGCCGCACACGCCTCACATTTTCATCTGGGTATGCGTGGCGCTGGCTACTGCCGCTGA
- the rutC gene encoding pyrimidine utilization protein C, whose product MPKTIIVPPGTTTPIAPFVPGTLADGVVYVSGTLPFDAENNVVHVGDAAAQTRHVLETIKKVIETAGGSLADVTFNSIFITDWANYAAVNQVYADYFPGDKPARFCIQCGLVKPDALIEIASVAHIGRTEV is encoded by the coding sequence ATGCCGAAAACGATTATTGTGCCGCCGGGCACCACAACCCCTATCGCGCCATTTGTGCCAGGCACCCTGGCGGATGGGGTGGTCTATGTCTCCGGCACCCTGCCGTTTGACGCGGAGAACAACGTGGTCCACGTCGGGGATGCCGCCGCGCAGACCCGCCATGTGCTGGAGACCATTAAAAAGGTCATCGAAACCGCGGGCGGCAGCCTGGCGGATGTAACCTTCAACTCAATCTTTATCACCGACTGGGCCAACTACGCGGCGGTCAATCAGGTCTACGCCGACTATTTTCCCGGCGACAAGCCCGCCCGCTTCTGTATTCAGTGCGGACTGGTTAAGCCGGATGCGCTGATTGAGATCGCCTCGGTGGCGCACATCGGCCGTACGGAGGTCTGA
- the rutF gene encoding NADH-dependent FMN reductase RutF → MSLDTLTPAVEKLAFRNAMSRLGAAVNIITTEGPAGRAGFTASAVCSVTDSPPTLLVCLNRAASVYPVFRENMQLCVNTLAAGHEDLSSLFGGKTPMAERFSAAEWSAAVTGSPVLRGAVASFDCRITQIVSIGTHDTLFCEVVDVVHSEENHGLAWFDRGYHPLKRQEAR, encoded by the coding sequence ATGAGCCTGGATACCCTTACCCCCGCCGTTGAGAAGCTGGCGTTCCGCAATGCGATGTCGCGGCTGGGTGCCGCGGTCAACATCATTACCACCGAAGGTCCGGCCGGACGCGCAGGGTTTACCGCCTCCGCCGTGTGCAGCGTGACGGACTCGCCGCCGACGCTGCTGGTCTGCCTGAATCGCGCCGCCTCGGTTTACCCGGTGTTCCGCGAAAATATGCAGCTCTGCGTCAACACGCTGGCGGCGGGTCACGAAGACCTCTCCAGCCTGTTCGGGGGGAAAACGCCGATGGCTGAGCGGTTCAGCGCCGCAGAGTGGTCAGCGGCCGTCACCGGCTCGCCGGTGCTGCGCGGCGCGGTCGCCTCTTTCGACTGCCGCATCACCCAGATTGTCAGCATCGGTACGCATGACACGCTGTTCTGCGAAGTCGTCGACGTGGTTCACAGTGAGGAGAACCACGGACTGGCGTGGTTTGATCGGGGATACCATCCCCTGAAGCGGCAGGAAGCCCGTTAA
- the rutG gene encoding pyrimidine utilization transport protein G, which produces MAQSWFPQWQKKSALTENGIIAPDETLPLGQTLVLGLQHAVAMFGATVLMPLLMGLDPNLAILVSGIGTLLFFFITGGRVPSYLGSSAAFVGVVIAVTGFSGQGLNPHLSVALGGVIACGLLYMLIGLVVMKSGTRWIENLMPPVVTGAVVMAIGLNLAPIAVHNVSASAFDSWVAVMTVLCIGLVAVFTRGMVQRLLILVGLILAWALYALLTNVLGLGKPVDFTLLSQAAWFGLPHTTAPTFDLQAIVLIAPVAIILVAENLGHLKAVAGMTGRNLDPYMGRAFAGDGLATMLSGSVGGSGVTTYAENIGVMAVTKVYSTLAFVAAAIIAILAGFSPKFGALIHTIPAPVIGGASIVVFGLIAVAGARIWVQNHVDLGQNSNLIMVATTLVLGAGDFALKIGSFTLGGIGTATFGAIILNALLRRRTAQQQDKPLARQQG; this is translated from the coding sequence ATGGCACAATCCTGGTTTCCACAATGGCAGAAGAAGTCGGCTTTAACTGAAAACGGTATTATCGCCCCGGATGAGACGCTGCCGCTGGGGCAGACGCTGGTGCTGGGGTTACAGCATGCGGTCGCGATGTTTGGTGCAACGGTGCTGATGCCGCTGCTGATGGGGCTGGACCCGAATCTGGCGATTCTGGTTTCGGGTATAGGTACGCTGCTGTTCTTCTTTATTACCGGCGGCCGGGTGCCCAGCTATCTGGGATCGAGTGCGGCGTTTGTCGGTGTGGTGATTGCGGTCACCGGCTTCAGCGGCCAGGGGCTCAATCCCCATCTCAGCGTCGCGCTGGGCGGGGTGATCGCCTGCGGCCTGCTCTACATGCTGATCGGACTGGTGGTGATGAAGTCCGGCACGCGCTGGATCGAAAACCTGATGCCGCCGGTGGTGACCGGCGCGGTGGTGATGGCGATCGGCCTGAATCTGGCGCCGATTGCGGTACACAACGTCTCCGCCTCGGCGTTTGACAGCTGGGTGGCGGTGATGACCGTGCTCTGCATCGGGCTGGTAGCGGTGTTTACCCGCGGGATGGTTCAGCGTCTGCTGATTCTGGTCGGGCTGATCCTGGCCTGGGCACTCTATGCGCTGCTGACCAACGTTCTGGGGCTGGGCAAGCCGGTCGACTTTACCCTGCTCTCACAGGCCGCGTGGTTTGGTCTGCCGCACACCACCGCCCCGACCTTTGATCTGCAGGCGATCGTGCTGATCGCGCCGGTGGCGATCATTCTGGTGGCAGAAAACCTCGGCCACTTAAAAGCGGTAGCGGGCATGACCGGCCGGAATCTCGATCCCTATATGGGCCGCGCCTTTGCAGGCGACGGTCTGGCCACGATGCTCTCCGGTTCCGTCGGCGGCAGCGGCGTCACCACCTATGCCGAGAATATCGGCGTGATGGCGGTGACCAAAGTCTACTCGACGCTGGCATTTGTCGCCGCCGCCATCATCGCCATTCTGGCCGGTTTCTCGCCGAAGTTTGGTGCGCTGATCCACACCATTCCGGCACCGGTCATTGGCGGCGCCTCCATTGTGGTGTTCGGGCTGATTGCGGTGGCGGGTGCACGCATCTGGGTGCAGAACCATGTCGATCTGGGTCAGAACAGTAATCTGATTATGGTGGCGACGACGCTGGTGCTCGGCGCGGGCGACTTCGCGCTGAAAATCGGCTCTTTCACCCTGGGCGGCATCGGCACGGCCACCTTTGGCGCAATTATCCTCAACGCGCTGCTGCGCCGTCGCACCGCGCAGCAGCAGGATAAGCCGCTGGCGCGACAGCAGGGCTAG
- a CDS encoding DMT family transporter: MSDTSRALTLRLTRQELVLLFITMIWGGTFLVVHRAMQHSGPFFFVGLRFATAALLLAFFFRRYLAGITWLEVKAGALIGLSIAGGYGLQTWGMQTISSSQSAFLTALYVPVVPLLQWLFLRRPPGLMSWLGIALAFTGLLLVAGPQDGRISLNPGELATLLSTLAIAAEIILISRYAGKVDVRRVTLIQLAVASLCAFGLMIPNGEGVPALSTPLLLSALGLGAASALIQVTMNWAQRSVSPTRATVIYAGEPVWAGVVGRIAGERLPGLALLGGALIVCGVIVSELRLKRKKAVQPAATPLE; this comes from the coding sequence ATGTCGGACACATCCCGCGCGCTAACCCTGCGCCTGACGCGGCAGGAACTGGTGCTACTTTTTATCACGATGATCTGGGGCGGAACCTTTCTGGTGGTGCATCGCGCGATGCAGCATTCGGGGCCGTTCTTTTTTGTCGGCCTCCGTTTTGCGACCGCCGCACTGCTGCTGGCGTTCTTTTTCCGGCGCTATCTGGCCGGCATCACCTGGCTGGAGGTGAAGGCGGGCGCGCTGATTGGCCTGTCGATCGCCGGGGGCTATGGGCTGCAGACCTGGGGAATGCAGACCATCTCCAGCAGTCAGTCCGCGTTTCTTACGGCGCTCTATGTGCCGGTGGTGCCGCTTTTGCAGTGGCTGTTTCTGCGGCGTCCGCCCGGCCTGATGTCGTGGCTGGGGATCGCGCTGGCTTTTACCGGCCTGCTGCTGGTGGCTGGTCCGCAGGATGGGCGCATCAGCCTCAACCCGGGCGAACTGGCGACGCTGCTCAGTACCCTGGCGATCGCCGCTGAGATCATCCTGATCAGTCGCTACGCCGGTAAGGTGGATGTGCGCCGTGTGACGCTGATCCAGCTGGCGGTGGCTTCGCTGTGCGCCTTTGGGCTGATGATCCCCAACGGGGAAGGGGTGCCTGCACTCTCCACGCCGCTGCTGCTGAGCGCACTGGGGCTGGGGGCCGCCAGCGCGCTGATTCAGGTCACCATGAACTGGGCGCAGCGCAGCGTTTCACCGACCCGCGCAACGGTGATCTATGCCGGGGAACCGGTCTGGGCGGGCGTGGTGGGACGTATAGCGGGTGAGCGGCTGCCCGGGCTGGCGTTGCTGGGCGGGGCGCTGATCGTCTGCGGGGTGATCGTCAGCGAACTGCGGCTGAAGCGGAAAAAAGCGGTGCAGCCTGCGGCCACACCGCTGGAGTAG
- the rutB gene encoding pyrimidine utilization protein B encodes MKTVYCAHIRDIPQVELPARPEPIAFPPAQSALIVVDMQNAYATEGGYLDLAGFDVSATKPVIAKIHQAVTAARAAGVQIIWFQNGWDSDYVEAGDAGSPNFHKSNALKTMRKRPELQGSLLSKGGWDYALVDELVPQPGDIVLPKSRYSGFYNTPLDSMLRSRGIRHLIFTGIATNVCVESTLRDGFFLEYFGVVLEDATYQAGPPSAQQAALFNIETFFGWVSDVETFCESLNTR; translated from the coding sequence ATGAAAACCGTTTACTGCGCTCACATCCGGGATATTCCTCAGGTCGAACTGCCGGCGCGTCCCGAACCGATCGCCTTTCCCCCCGCGCAGTCGGCGCTGATTGTGGTGGATATGCAGAATGCCTACGCCACGGAAGGTGGCTATCTCGATCTGGCGGGCTTCGATGTTTCCGCTACAAAGCCGGTCATCGCGAAGATCCATCAGGCGGTGACGGCGGCCCGCGCGGCAGGCGTGCAGATTATCTGGTTCCAGAACGGCTGGGACAGTGATTATGTAGAGGCGGGCGACGCCGGTTCGCCCAACTTCCATAAATCCAACGCTCTGAAAACCATGCGTAAACGGCCCGAGCTGCAGGGTTCGCTGCTGTCGAAGGGGGGCTGGGATTATGCGCTGGTCGATGAGCTGGTGCCGCAGCCGGGTGACATCGTGCTGCCAAAATCGCGCTACAGCGGTTTCTATAACACGCCGCTCGACAGTATGCTGCGCAGCCGCGGCATCCGGCATCTGATCTTTACCGGCATTGCCACCAACGTCTGCGTGGAGTCGACGCTGCGCGACGGCTTCTTCCTTGAATATTTCGGCGTGGTGCTGGAAGACGCCACGTATCAGGCTGGACCGCCCTCGGCTCAGCAGGCCGCCCTGTTCAACATCGAAACCTTTTTTGGCTGGGTGTCGGATGTCGAAACCTTCTGCGAAAGCCTGAATACCCGCTAA
- a CDS encoding general stress protein — MATHRGGSGNFAENRERAAEAGRKGGKNSGGNFKNDPERAARAGEKGGRSSPKKADA, encoded by the coding sequence ATGGCCACACATCGTGGAGGTTCAGGCAACTTTGCCGAAAACCGTGAACGGGCCGCAGAAGCCGGACGCAAAGGCGGAAAAAACAGCGGCGGCAATTTCAAAAACGATCCGGAGCGCGCCGCGCGTGCCGGGGAGAAAGGCGGTCGCAGCAGTCCTAAAAAAGCGGACGCCTGA
- the cycA gene encoding D-serine/D-alanine/glycine transporter: protein MVDQSKETTRALEAPDKLQRNLHNRHIQLIAIGGAIGTGLFMGSGKTISLAGPSIIFVYMIIGFMLFFVMRAMGELLLSNLEYKSFSDFAADLLGPWAGYFTGWTYWFCWVVTGIADVVAISAYFQLWFPGFSIWMSALLCVVVFLALNIATVRLFGEMEFWFAIIKIVAIVALIVTGVVLVWLHYPSPGGGTAALSNIWEHGGLFPKGISGFFAGFQIAVFAFVGIELVGTAAAETHDPHKVLPRAINAIPLRVIMFYVLALMVIMAVTPWTQVMADRSPFVEMFVLIGLPAAASIVNFVVLTSAASSANSGIFSTSRMLYGLSQQGVASRAFGRLSARSVPTTGLFFSCLCLLVGVALIYLIPDVMKVFTLVTTVSAILFMFVWTIILCSYLAYRKKHPQRHAKSAFKMPLGKFMCWVCMAFFAFVLVLLTLQDDTRQALMVTPLWFALLGAGWMLRRRRSR, encoded by the coding sequence ATGGTTGATCAATCTAAAGAAACCACGCGCGCACTAGAGGCGCCCGACAAGCTCCAGCGTAATCTGCATAATCGCCACATCCAGCTCATCGCCATTGGGGGTGCGATCGGCACCGGCCTGTTTATGGGCTCGGGGAAGACGATCAGCCTGGCCGGCCCCTCGATCATCTTCGTTTATATGATCATCGGTTTTATGCTGTTCTTCGTGATGCGCGCCATGGGAGAGCTGCTGCTCTCCAACCTCGAATACAAATCCTTCAGCGATTTTGCCGCTGACCTGCTCGGCCCGTGGGCCGGTTATTTTACGGGCTGGACCTACTGGTTCTGCTGGGTCGTGACCGGGATTGCCGACGTGGTCGCGATCAGCGCCTATTTCCAGCTCTGGTTCCCCGGATTTTCGATCTGGATGAGCGCCCTGCTCTGCGTCGTGGTGTTCCTGGCGCTGAACATTGCCACTGTCAGACTCTTTGGTGAAATGGAGTTCTGGTTCGCGATCATTAAAATCGTCGCCATTGTGGCGCTGATTGTGACCGGCGTCGTGCTGGTCTGGCTTCACTACCCTTCGCCTGGCGGCGGTACGGCGGCACTGAGCAATATCTGGGAGCACGGCGGTCTGTTCCCGAAAGGCATCAGCGGCTTCTTTGCCGGATTCCAGATTGCGGTGTTTGCGTTTGTCGGTATTGAACTGGTGGGTACGGCTGCGGCAGAGACGCACGATCCGCATAAAGTCTTACCGCGTGCGATCAATGCGATTCCGCTGCGCGTCATTATGTTCTACGTGCTGGCGCTGATGGTCATTATGGCGGTGACGCCGTGGACCCAGGTGATGGCCGACCGCAGTCCGTTTGTGGAGATGTTCGTCCTGATTGGCCTGCCTGCGGCGGCGAGTATTGTTAACTTTGTGGTGCTGACCTCGGCGGCCTCTTCCGCCAACAGCGGCATCTTCTCCACCAGCCGTATGCTTTATGGTCTGTCACAGCAGGGTGTGGCGAGCCGCGCCTTTGGCCGGCTTTCGGCGCGTTCGGTGCCCACGACCGGCCTCTTCTTCTCCTGCCTCTGCCTGCTGGTGGGCGTGGCGCTGATCTACCTGATCCCGGATGTGATGAAGGTCTTTACCCTGGTGACGACCGTGTCGGCCATTCTGTTTATGTTCGTCTGGACCATCATCCTCTGCAGCTACCTGGCCTACCGGAAGAAGCATCCGCAGCGCCACGCGAAGTCGGCGTTTAAGATGCCGCTGGGCAAATTCATGTGCTGGGTCTGCATGGCCTTCTTCGCCTTTGTACTGGTGCTGCTGACGCTGCAGGATGACACGCGTCAGGCGCTGATGGTGACGCCGCTCTGGTTTGCCCTGCTGGGTGCAGGCTGGATGCTGCGCCGTCGTCGCAGCCGCTGA
- the rutR gene encoding HTH-type transcriptional regulator RutR — protein MKTDEKKPTRRSRAVAAKRAAILEAALTFFSQFGIHGTSLDKVAELADVSKTNLLYYFPSKEALYVAVLKEILDVWLAPLRALTHDQDPLMAIRHYIRLKLEVSRDHPQASRLFCLEMLQGAPLLKGELAGDLKQLVDDKAAIIERWIAEGRLAGVQPQHLIFMLWATTQHYADFATQVEAVTGQTLSDPAFFDQTVENVQRMIIEGIRVR, from the coding sequence GTGAAAACCGATGAAAAAAAGCCAACGCGTCGTTCGCGTGCCGTCGCGGCGAAGCGGGCCGCCATACTGGAAGCGGCACTGACCTTCTTCTCACAGTTTGGCATTCACGGCACCAGTCTCGACAAGGTGGCCGAGCTGGCCGACGTCTCCAAGACCAATCTGCTCTACTATTTTCCCTCTAAGGAAGCGCTCTATGTGGCGGTGCTGAAGGAGATTCTGGATGTCTGGCTGGCTCCGCTGCGCGCGCTGACCCACGACCAGGATCCGCTGATGGCCATCCGGCATTATATCCGGCTGAAGCTGGAGGTCTCGCGCGACCATCCGCAGGCGTCACGGCTGTTCTGCCTGGAGATGCTGCAGGGCGCGCCACTGCTGAAAGGGGAGCTGGCCGGCGATCTCAAGCAACTGGTGGATGACAAGGCGGCGATTATCGAACGCTGGATAGCGGAAGGGCGTCTGGCCGGCGTTCAGCCGCAGCATCTGATCTTTATGCTGTGGGCTACCACGCAGCACTACGCCGATTTTGCCACACAGGTGGAGGCGGTGACCGGCCAGACGCTCAGCGATCCGGCGTTTTTCGATCAGACGGTTGAGAATGTGCAGCGCATGATCATCGAAGGTATTCGCGTGCGCTGA